Genomic segment of Malus domestica chromosome 15, GDT2T_hap1:
caaggtatacaaataccgcatccgaacaaccgccacttcggcctatacatggattcaatttgaagtctccagccaacagactctattgaccgaagacttgggggactacatcatgtaccatatattaggcctcaactgggcctcatgaaaaatacttgggggacttaacccattacttatgtattgaggagcgagcccttattctataaaatggacctccctcactttcattagagagcacccattattcatgtactgaggaacgagcccttattttataaaagggactccctcaccttcattagagagcaacgccgccagctgagcaaccgtctcgccgtgagcatcactccgaacccatatttatgtattgaggaacaacccttattctataaaagggactcccctcaccaccattagagagcatcaactctagcccatcatccgtgtattgaggagtgagcccttattctataaaagggactctctcaccttcaaacgccacaagccgagccaaacaaggcaacataagccacaagccgagcagcctcgcaacatgtgctacttatagttgagcatcatttcactttgagcaccgcctcatatcaagtaccagttcaagacgacatctagttacttcggcccacacatggactgaatttcaagtctccaaccaaaagactctcttgactgaagacttgggggactactgtttataccatatttagggcctcgtatttagacctcgtataaatactcgggggacttaaatgtaattatgtaataaaggaatgggcaaatatgtaataagtgatgagtccttattctataaaaggacctctcaccctcacaattagggggaggccaattcctaggcctgagatcccctctctcaccctctcaacgctctcactctcagagctctctctctccctcaaataaatataatcagtgtggacgtagcccaaaccttggggtgaaccacaatacatcttgtgttatttacatttcgtgcagattcacggtcggatttacgttgttccaagaccatatggttttgtgcatcaacataaacGATACcgtttttattgtttttcaatGCATGGCATGCTTCCTTCCTCGTTTGGTTAATGCAAGGCATGTTAGTTTAATATTGAGAACAAGCCCTGCCCCTTTTTGCCTGGCAGATTTATAGTCATTACTCATTAGGCAGCTCTCTCCACCCGACGACAGGGTTGGAATCGAAGAAGGAAGTTCCGAGCACGGTTCCTTCTAGTTCAAGAAAACCAACTATTCCTCCTACAACTACTCTACAAAAACCAAACACATATGTAATcggaagaaacaaagaaaattatACTACTACGTTGATCCTTTTACCTCTCAGAAGATACTCAAGATGTTTTCGATTGAGAGAATATAAAAAATTTTAGGTGCAGCAAGCACCCCGATCAAAACTAAAAGCTCGCTACATCTAGTACATTGATAAGCTAAGTTAACCTCATAGGGCTTACTGCTAACATACCTTATGACAATCGTAAATCAGGAACTCCAACAAAATACTAACAGACCATGCCTGACATATTCCACTGCCCTTCAGGTACGTTTTTCTTCTTGTTCCACATCGTATTcctcatcatcgtcatcatcatcctcGTCCTCGTCCTCATCTTCATTCATACTGTATATGCTGCTCCGCTGAAGCTTATTAAATTCACTTTTCGAATCCTCTTCACTAAGAAATTCCTGTCCATACTTTGTTTCTCGGTGTTTAACCAACAGCCAGCGCAGCAACCGATCTTCCTTGTTCAAGTAGTGCAGCTCCTTGTTGATGTTGGGCGTAGACATCATCGTCATTTGCATTAGTTGACCCTATACCATATGGAAACTTTGAGttataattaaaatcataaCCGGTCAACATCAGAAGATAATGTATTTGAATTCAGTCAGAAAAACCAACGAAGAAGATGGTCAAAAGCTCTCAAAGGTTTTAGAATATTCCAAGAATAAATCGGGCGGAATCTCCAATTCCACCCAAGAAGAAAAAGTTCCTGGAAACCCAATAATCAACCAAAGGAGATCACCCTCATCCTTAAAGATAAAAGGCAACTCTTCGTTGAAATTCTAAGAAACTGTACAATAATCTGTTTCTCAGATCCATACGATGATCCACAAGCCAACaataggtataaaaaaaaaaaaatcctttccTTTGTGTTTGTGACTGGATTCTTTAAATTCTTATCCCAATCTTTATTCTGAAAAGTAAGACAAATGAAACCCCTCTCAACAAGGCACAAGCATCTCCAACAGATGCTCCAAAACCTTCAAGGATGACATATAGGAGGAAGGcattttaaaattcaatttaGGGATATCACTCTCTTATGGAGATGTTAAAGAGTGCTAAGACAGTGAAAACTATCGCTCTTTGGATGATAAAATGTCTAAAGAACTATCAAATAGTAAAGATACCGTTGCACTCTAACACTGTGTTAGTATGATAATGTTTTTTCTGTTGTTGTCATTTTTTCCAAGTTCAGTGCTTGGACAGAAAATCATCCGTTTTGCTAAGATAGAAAAGAAATCCAAATTCAGATATCTTACCCAAATCCACATCGTCCCTTACTGTTACTGAGGGTGTAACATAATCTACAACCTATGATAGTTCAAAGTAAGCATCCTGAGAATTCTGAGGCAAGCTATTGCCATCCCCAAGAAGTTCCAACCTTAAATACCAAATCCACTAACTCAAATTCTTAAGATAAACAGATAGAGCTGCATTTTCtttaacccaattcaaaatCCTAGTTCGAGCCTATGAA
This window contains:
- the LOC103400024 gene encoding small ribosomal subunit protein bS6m-like yields the protein MPLYDCMLLLKPHVRKESLMDLVARVSKHVYRRNGVIADMKSFGTVQLGYGIKKLDGRYYQGQLMQMTMMSTPNINKELHYLNKEDRLLRWLLVKHRETKYGQEFLSEEDSKSEFNKLQRSSIYSMNEDEDEDEDDDDDDEEYDVEQEEKRT